Proteins encoded in a region of the Psychromicrobium lacuslunae genome:
- a CDS encoding sensor histidine kinase, whose protein sequence is MDPLLIGVISGLIGVVVGAFGVLAVILSDRQRKVLEATEEPTLPPGSAEVLAVVGRAFVVIDAVDGVVRASPGAYAFGLVRGHTMVHKELLEMIARVRRDGVIEERQLELPRGPLGQGTIIVQVRVAPVGEEYILLLADDRTEITRTEAIRNDFVANVSHELKTPVGAISLLAEALEDSPEDEEAVRRFAQRMHKESARLAALVQDIIELSRLQGADIVQQGRPVDLNTVIAEAVDRSKLQAESKNIEIVVGGSVSELVYGDADLLVTAFRNLIDNAVRYSPANTKVGVGLRSSGGLLSISISDQGDGIGPEEQERIFERFYRVDAARSRQTGGTGLGLSIVKHVISNHGGEVTVWSQPGSGSTFTVRLPEMEKGQADSVGTIENDNESQGVSA, encoded by the coding sequence GTGGACCCCTTGCTTATCGGTGTGATCTCCGGGCTCATCGGCGTTGTCGTCGGTGCTTTCGGTGTGCTCGCGGTCATCCTGAGTGATCGGCAGCGCAAGGTGCTCGAAGCCACTGAGGAGCCAACACTGCCGCCGGGCTCTGCCGAGGTGCTGGCTGTGGTTGGTCGGGCCTTCGTGGTGATTGATGCGGTGGATGGGGTGGTTCGGGCAAGCCCGGGTGCCTACGCTTTTGGCCTGGTCCGCGGGCACACCATGGTGCACAAAGAACTTTTGGAGATGATCGCCCGAGTACGGCGCGATGGTGTTATTGAGGAACGGCAGCTCGAATTGCCGCGAGGCCCGCTCGGCCAGGGCACCATCATCGTTCAAGTGCGGGTAGCGCCGGTCGGTGAGGAGTACATCTTGCTCTTAGCTGATGATCGAACCGAAATAACCCGTACCGAAGCGATCCGAAATGATTTCGTGGCCAACGTTTCACACGAGTTGAAAACTCCGGTCGGTGCTATCTCGCTGCTTGCCGAAGCGCTTGAAGACTCACCGGAGGATGAGGAAGCTGTTCGACGCTTCGCTCAACGGATGCATAAAGAATCGGCCCGCTTGGCGGCTCTGGTGCAGGACATTATCGAGCTTTCCAGGCTACAAGGCGCGGATATTGTTCAGCAGGGTCGGCCGGTGGACCTCAATACCGTGATCGCCGAGGCAGTGGATCGCTCCAAACTGCAAGCGGAGAGCAAGAACATCGAGATCGTGGTCGGTGGTAGCGTCTCTGAGCTGGTCTACGGTGATGCCGACTTGTTGGTTACCGCGTTCCGGAACCTGATCGACAATGCGGTGAGATATTCGCCCGCTAATACCAAGGTCGGCGTCGGCTTACGTTCCAGTGGTGGCTTGCTGAGCATCTCCATTTCCGACCAGGGCGATGGTATCGGTCCGGAAGAACAAGAACGTATCTTTGAGCGGTTTTATCGGGTAGACGCTGCTCGCTCGAGACAGACCGGTGGTACCGGGCTAGGGTTGAGCATCGTCAAACACGTTATTTCTAACCACGGAGGCGAAGTGACGGTGTGGTCGCAGCCGGGGAGCGGCTCCACTTTCACCGTGCGCTTGCCGGAAATGGAAAAAGGCCAAGCCGATTCGGTCGGCACTATTGAGAACGACAATGAGAGCCAAGGAGTATCTGCGTGA
- a CDS encoding MazG nucleotide pyrophosphohydrolase domain-containing protein, whose translation MELQQLQKSVEAVSVQYAKTFEIDRTGTWFMLKLQEEVGELVQAFLAMKGMGRDRGYSEEELRDRFAQECADVLAQFLLLAKNEEVDLEAAIQEKWLSRLGH comes from the coding sequence GTGGAACTACAACAGTTGCAAAAGTCCGTAGAGGCAGTCTCGGTTCAATATGCCAAGACCTTTGAGATCGATCGTACGGGTACCTGGTTCATGCTCAAGCTTCAAGAAGAAGTAGGTGAGCTGGTTCAGGCCTTTTTAGCGATGAAAGGTATGGGTCGTGATCGCGGGTATAGCGAGGAAGAGCTGAGGGATCGCTTTGCTCAGGAATGCGCGGACGTGCTAGCCCAGTTCCTTCTGTTGGCAAAAAATGAAGAAGTGGATCTTGAAGCTGCGATCCAGGAAAAGTGGCTCAGCCGATTGGGGCACTAA
- the ispD gene encoding 2-C-methyl-D-erythritol 4-phosphate cytidylyltransferase, translated as MAMESPSTLRTAVIIVAAGSGERLGQGIPKAQVILGSEPMLNHALRGVLATEVAEQICVVLPRGDTELRAQLAGFDAGTGVRITAVDGGSTRADSVRNALEVLAGIDVVLVHDAARALAPVEVFHRVLNALESGAKAVIPVIPVVDTIKVAVHSEEPGIAPEQVRSTPAREQLRAVQTPQGFELATLLKAHQASAMFTDAQAAAITDDAMLVESQGIPVYLVRGSELSLKITTPHDLLFAEALLEGPAAPRWVEG; from the coding sequence ATGGCCATGGAATCTCCTTCGACTTTACGCACTGCGGTGATCATCGTGGCCGCCGGTTCAGGGGAACGGCTGGGCCAAGGTATACCGAAGGCGCAGGTCATTCTCGGCTCGGAACCTATGCTCAACCACGCCCTGCGAGGAGTTTTGGCGACTGAAGTGGCCGAGCAGATCTGCGTGGTGTTACCGCGAGGTGATACCGAGCTGCGTGCCCAGCTTGCCGGGTTCGACGCCGGGACCGGTGTACGGATCACCGCGGTCGACGGCGGTTCCACTCGGGCTGACTCGGTTCGTAACGCCCTTGAGGTGCTGGCAGGGATCGACGTAGTGCTAGTGCATGATGCCGCCCGGGCGCTGGCTCCCGTCGAGGTCTTTCACCGCGTGCTGAACGCTTTGGAGTCCGGGGCGAAAGCGGTGATCCCGGTGATCCCGGTGGTCGACACGATTAAAGTCGCGGTTCATTCGGAGGAACCGGGCATTGCTCCGGAACAGGTGCGCTCCACACCCGCGCGGGAGCAATTACGTGCGGTGCAAACCCCTCAAGGTTTTGAGTTGGCCACCCTGCTCAAGGCCCATCAGGCATCTGCGATGTTCACCGATGCACAAGCCGCCGCGATCACTGATGATGCGATGCTGGTGGAGTCCCAAGGCATCCCGGTATATCTGGTGAGAGGCTCGGAGCTGAGTTTGAAAATCACCACTCCGCACGACTTGTTATTCGCCGAGGCCTTATTGGAGGGCCCAGCAGCTCCGCGGTGGGTGGAGGGCTAA
- the rlmB gene encoding 23S rRNA (guanosine(2251)-2'-O)-methyltransferase RlmB, with product MAGNPRAAKGKKGPSKGTGGLGRKALEGKGPTPKAEDRPYHKAYRAKELAERSAAKRPSSAGQRSRSTGRGRASEEMVTGRNSVVEALRAGVPAKVLHVAVRIEVDDRVKEALKIAAERGIPLMETHKPELDRMTDDAVHQGLALQIPPYNYADAIDLAQETVDKFHKGYINNAPLIVALDGITDPRNLGAIIRSVSAFSGHAVVVPERRSVGMTASAWKTSAGAAVRVPVAKAANLNRALEAFKGMGYFVLGLDGEGDVSLPELAVATEPVCLVVGSEGKGLSRLVRENCDQIVSIPIDSAMESLNASMAVGISLYEVSRQRATSKNA from the coding sequence ATGGCTGGAAATCCACGGGCAGCAAAGGGCAAGAAGGGCCCCAGCAAGGGCACCGGCGGCCTCGGACGCAAGGCCTTAGAAGGCAAAGGACCAACCCCGAAGGCCGAGGATCGTCCGTATCACAAGGCTTACCGAGCAAAGGAGTTGGCCGAACGGTCAGCCGCTAAACGGCCAAGCTCGGCGGGGCAACGCAGCCGCAGCACCGGCAGAGGTCGGGCCAGTGAGGAAATGGTCACCGGTCGTAACTCGGTGGTGGAGGCATTACGTGCTGGTGTGCCAGCCAAGGTGCTCCACGTCGCCGTCCGGATTGAGGTGGATGACCGGGTGAAAGAGGCGCTCAAGATTGCCGCCGAGCGCGGCATCCCGCTGATGGAAACCCATAAGCCGGAACTAGACCGGATGACCGATGATGCCGTGCACCAAGGCCTCGCGTTGCAGATCCCGCCCTATAACTACGCCGATGCCATCGATCTAGCCCAGGAAACCGTCGACAAGTTCCATAAGGGCTACATCAATAATGCTCCGCTGATTGTTGCCTTGGACGGCATCACGGACCCGCGCAACCTCGGCGCGATCATCCGTAGCGTGTCCGCCTTCTCCGGCCACGCCGTCGTGGTTCCCGAACGCCGTAGCGTGGGAATGACAGCCTCGGCCTGGAAAACCAGTGCCGGTGCCGCGGTGCGCGTACCGGTGGCTAAGGCCGCCAATTTGAACCGTGCTCTAGAGGCTTTCAAAGGGATGGGTTACTTTGTGCTCGGTCTCGACGGTGAGGGCGACGTTTCGCTTCCCGAACTCGCGGTAGCTACCGAGCCGGTTTGCTTGGTGGTCGGCTCGGAAGGCAAAGGCCTTTCCCGCCTGGTGCGCGAAAACTGCGACCAGATCGTGTCGATCCCGATTGATTCCGCGATGGAATCTCTGAACGCTTCAATGGCGGTGGGCATTAGCCTGTACGAAGTTTCCCGACAGAGAGCTACCTCGAAAAACGCATGA
- the ispF gene encoding 2-C-methyl-D-erythritol 2,4-cyclodiphosphate synthase — translation MAAGAPLIPRTGIGIDVHGYGLAADELYLAGLYWPGEIGLSGHSDGDPVAHAAADALFSAAGVGDLGTHFGTDRPEYAGASGVTLLAEAARIVRAAGFEIGNIAVQFVANRPKFGPRRAEAEAALSAAAGAPVSVSATTSDGLGFTGKGEGIAAIATALVYLAPAG, via the coding sequence ATGGCGGCGGGCGCTCCGTTGATTCCGCGCACCGGCATCGGCATTGACGTACACGGCTATGGTTTGGCAGCCGATGAACTGTACTTGGCCGGACTCTATTGGCCGGGAGAAATTGGTTTGAGCGGTCATTCGGATGGCGATCCGGTGGCGCATGCTGCGGCGGATGCACTATTTTCCGCGGCTGGGGTGGGCGATTTAGGTACCCATTTTGGTACCGATCGTCCCGAGTACGCCGGGGCTTCCGGGGTGACCTTGCTGGCTGAGGCAGCCCGAATCGTGCGGGCCGCGGGGTTCGAAATCGGCAATATCGCCGTGCAATTTGTCGCCAATAGACCGAAGTTCGGTCCGCGCCGCGCCGAAGCTGAAGCTGCCCTGAGCGCCGCAGCCGGTGCACCGGTCTCGGTCTCCGCGACAACCTCGGACGGGCTGGGCTTCACCGGCAAGGGCGAGGGGATCGCAGCGATAGCTACCGCGCTGGTGTATCTGGCGCCTGCCGGATAG
- a CDS encoding CarD family transcriptional regulator, whose amino-acid sequence MVFEVGETVVYPHHGAAKIEEIKMRTIKGEEKMYLKLKVAQGDLTIEVPAENVDLVGVRDVVDKAGLEHVFDVLRAEFTEEPTNWSRRYKANLEKLASGDVIKVAEVVRDLWRRDHDRGLSAGEKRMLAKARQILISELALAEKTDEEKAASVLDEVLAS is encoded by the coding sequence ATGGTTTTTGAGGTCGGCGAGACAGTAGTTTATCCGCACCACGGTGCTGCGAAGATCGAAGAGATCAAAATGCGCACTATCAAGGGCGAAGAGAAAATGTATCTCAAGCTCAAAGTGGCCCAGGGTGATCTGACCATTGAAGTACCTGCAGAAAATGTAGATCTAGTAGGCGTCCGCGATGTGGTGGACAAAGCCGGTTTGGAGCACGTTTTTGATGTGCTGCGGGCCGAGTTCACCGAGGAACCGACCAACTGGTCGCGTCGTTACAAGGCGAACTTGGAGAAGTTGGCTTCCGGTGACGTGATTAAGGTTGCTGAGGTTGTCCGTGACCTTTGGCGTCGGGATCATGATCGCGGCCTATCAGCGGGCGAGAAGCGCATGCTGGCCAAAGCTCGGCAGATTCTGATTTCGGAATTGGCCCTCGCGGAAAAAACCGACGAAGAAAAAGCTGCCAGCGTGCTGGATGAAGTACTGGCATCCTAA
- the glgX gene encoding glycogen debranching protein GlgX: MTEIISAKVLGAATSRAFPLGLSAPLQGDPARVVNVAVWAPELTELVLYFKAPDADWQAITLPEFSDGVHHGVVENMPIGSRYGFAAGDVEPADEQLLLDPYARAIDDAEGKLLGVRMFSGFDWSDDSAPHIPWRDSVIYEAHIKGLTQLHPEIPEEIRGSYAGLAHPAMIKHLTELGVTAVELLPIHAHLDEQHLRDAGLPNYWGYNTIGYFAPQASYASAAARAAGPQAVQDEFKGMVKLLHAAGIEVILDVVYNHTAEGKRFEPTLSWRGLAEKRYYRFHDDHYLDTTGCGNTLDFSEPKVIQMALDSLRYWVEEFHIDGFRFDLAVTLGRDAANNFNPQHPFLVAASTDRVLSGVKLISEPWDVGHDGWQTGRFPVGWADWNDHFRDSLRDFWLADQASIAAGGNGGGLARLADALSGSSRLFAASGRSQLASVNMVTAHDGFTLADLVAYNGKHNEDNREENRDGSDNNRSWNHGVEGATDDAAILSARAQSARNLMATLILSLGVPMLTAGDELGKTQRGNNNAYCQDNEISWLDWSAVDETMLLTTRRMLRLRREYLSAQPSTYPARGETSYLHWFDASGQPLSPEQWQDGSQRVLQMLLGSPDGLTDGLVVFNATASDVEVTLPGPGDEPSRQYEYRFSTSASYPKGQGREVSSGQTDLLAANTITIYRA; encoded by the coding sequence ATGACAGAGATTATTTCCGCAAAAGTATTGGGGGCGGCAACTTCTCGTGCTTTCCCACTTGGCCTGAGCGCTCCGCTGCAGGGCGATCCAGCACGGGTTGTTAACGTTGCGGTGTGGGCGCCTGAGCTCACCGAATTGGTGCTCTACTTCAAGGCGCCGGATGCCGATTGGCAGGCCATCACGCTGCCGGAATTCTCCGACGGGGTGCACCACGGAGTGGTAGAGAACATGCCCATTGGCTCGCGTTACGGCTTCGCCGCGGGGGACGTCGAACCGGCCGATGAGCAACTTCTACTCGACCCCTACGCTCGGGCTATCGACGACGCCGAGGGCAAGCTGCTGGGCGTGCGAATGTTCTCTGGCTTTGACTGGAGCGACGATTCAGCCCCACATATACCGTGGCGGGACAGCGTGATTTATGAAGCTCATATTAAAGGGCTGACCCAGTTACATCCGGAGATTCCTGAGGAAATTCGGGGCAGCTACGCCGGACTGGCACATCCGGCGATGATCAAGCACCTCACCGAACTCGGCGTCACCGCGGTCGAACTCCTGCCGATTCACGCCCACCTCGATGAGCAGCATCTCCGCGACGCTGGCTTGCCGAATTACTGGGGCTACAACACCATTGGGTACTTCGCGCCGCAGGCCAGTTATGCTTCGGCGGCGGCTCGAGCAGCGGGTCCGCAGGCTGTGCAGGATGAATTCAAAGGCATGGTCAAACTGCTGCATGCCGCGGGCATTGAGGTGATCCTCGATGTGGTCTACAACCACACTGCCGAGGGCAAACGCTTTGAACCCACCTTGAGCTGGCGGGGACTGGCCGAGAAACGCTATTACCGTTTCCACGACGACCATTATCTGGACACCACCGGTTGCGGCAATACCTTGGATTTCTCCGAACCCAAAGTGATTCAAATGGCTTTGGATTCGCTGCGCTACTGGGTGGAAGAATTCCATATTGACGGTTTCCGTTTTGATCTGGCGGTGACGCTGGGCCGCGACGCCGCAAATAACTTTAATCCGCAACACCCCTTCCTGGTGGCGGCCAGCACCGATCGGGTGCTCTCTGGCGTCAAGTTGATCTCCGAGCCCTGGGATGTCGGTCATGACGGCTGGCAGACCGGTCGCTTCCCGGTGGGCTGGGCCGACTGGAACGATCATTTCCGTGATTCACTGCGTGATTTCTGGCTTGCCGATCAGGCCTCGATCGCTGCTGGCGGTAACGGTGGAGGACTAGCCCGGTTGGCAGACGCGCTCTCCGGTTCGTCGCGGCTTTTCGCAGCTTCGGGCCGCAGCCAGCTGGCTTCGGTAAATATGGTGACCGCGCATGACGGCTTCACACTGGCCGATTTGGTGGCGTACAACGGTAAGCACAATGAGGACAACCGCGAAGAGAACCGGGACGGCAGCGATAATAATCGTTCCTGGAACCACGGCGTGGAAGGTGCCACCGATGACGCCGCTATTCTCAGCGCACGGGCGCAGTCTGCGCGGAACCTGATGGCCACCCTGATTCTTTCGCTCGGGGTGCCGATGCTCACCGCGGGCGATGAACTCGGCAAGACCCAGCGTGGTAATAACAACGCCTACTGCCAAGATAATGAAATTTCCTGGTTGGACTGGTCAGCGGTGGATGAGACCATGCTGCTGACCACCCGACGGATGCTCCGGCTCCGCCGCGAGTACCTTTCCGCGCAGCCTTCCACTTACCCGGCGCGCGGTGAGACCTCGTACTTGCATTGGTTCGACGCCAGTGGGCAGCCGTTGTCGCCCGAGCAGTGGCAGGATGGCTCGCAACGGGTGCTACAGATGCTCCTCGGTTCGCCGGACGGGCTTACCGATGGCCTGGTGGTCTTCAACGCGACTGCTTCCGACGTCGAGGTCACCCTGCCGGGGCCAGGGGATGAACCGTCACGACAGTATGAGTACCGGTTCAGTACGAGTGCCAGCTACCCGAAAGGGCAGGGCCGCGAGGTCAGTTCCGGGCAGACCGATCTGCTGGCTGCTAACACCATCACCATCTATAGGGCCTAG
- a CDS encoding response regulator transcription factor has protein sequence MSRILIVEDEESFSDPLSYLLAKEGFEVEVVDNGIDAITEFDRAGADLVLLDLQLPGQSGTEVCRQLRARSSVPVIMLTAKDSEIDKVVGLELGADDYVTKPYSSRELVARVRAVLRRQGEPDELMTTTVQAGPVRMDIERHVVSVDGEQVSLPLKEFELLEMLLRNSGRVLTRGQLIDRVWGLDYVGDTKTLDVHVKRLRSKIEPDPAMPRHLVTVRGLGYKFEP, from the coding sequence GTGAGCAGGATTTTGATTGTTGAGGACGAGGAGTCCTTTTCTGACCCGCTTTCCTATCTGCTGGCGAAAGAGGGGTTCGAGGTAGAAGTGGTCGATAACGGTATCGACGCGATCACCGAGTTTGATCGGGCCGGGGCTGACCTAGTTCTATTGGATCTGCAACTTCCGGGGCAATCTGGTACCGAGGTTTGCCGCCAGTTGCGGGCTCGTTCCTCGGTGCCGGTAATTATGCTCACCGCCAAGGACTCTGAAATCGATAAGGTTGTCGGTTTGGAGCTCGGTGCCGACGATTACGTCACCAAGCCATATTCTTCCCGTGAATTGGTAGCGCGGGTGCGGGCGGTGCTGCGCAGGCAGGGCGAGCCGGATGAGCTAATGACCACTACCGTGCAGGCCGGGCCGGTGCGGATGGACATTGAGCGCCACGTGGTCAGCGTCGATGGCGAGCAGGTTTCGTTGCCGCTGAAAGAGTTTGAATTGCTGGAGATGCTGTTGAGGAACTCCGGTAGGGTGCTCACCAGAGGCCAGCTGATTGATCGGGTTTGGGGTCTTGACTACGTGGGCGACACCAAGACGCTTGACGTCCACGTCAAGCGGCTACGCTCCAAGATCGAACCCGATCCGGCGATGCCCAGGCACCTGGTGACGGTGCGAGGGCTGGGCTATAAATTCGAGCCCTGA
- a CDS encoding barstar family protein gives MSRNGQRPVFEVPAARSKQGVLKAFAEALDFPAYFGHNLDALHDSLHDFADGLSEPSTLVWHIDPWFKNSQAYRSVLMILRELESEKLRVEARDVKRLTGKGSVE, from the coding sequence ATGAGCAGGAACGGGCAGCGTCCGGTCTTTGAGGTTCCGGCCGCACGATCCAAACAAGGCGTGCTGAAGGCCTTTGCAGAGGCGTTGGATTTCCCGGCGTATTTTGGCCATAACCTCGATGCGCTGCATGACTCGTTGCACGATTTCGCCGATGGTCTGAGTGAACCGAGCACCCTGGTTTGGCACATTGACCCGTGGTTCAAAAATAGCCAGGCCTACCGCAGCGTGCTGATGATCTTGCGTGAACTAGAGAGCGAGAAGCTGAGGGTTGAAGCGCGTGACGTAAAACGACTAACCGGAAAGGGCAGCGTCGAATAG
- the cysS gene encoding cysteine--tRNA ligase has protein sequence MTLRFYDSATAEVRDFQPLIPGQASLYYCGATVQSEPHIGHLRSALVFDQLTRWLQFRGLRTTVVRNVTDIDDKILAKAAEAGEEWWARAYRYEREFNAAYDALGISRPDYEPRATGHIPEMHQLIQDLIDRGHAYPATDNSGDVYFDVRSWGKYGSLTRQNIDDMQAATDADPRGKKDPRDFALWKGRKEDEPATASWPSPWGAGRPGWHLECSAMVGKYLGDAFDIHGGGLDLRFPHHENEMAQSQAAGKDFANFWMHNGLVSYQGEKMSKSIGNVIGPNELFAQASARVVRYYLGQAHYRSVLDYSPESLEEAGAAMRRIDGFMGKAALRVTEMDMQDVFMPSSTQANIGWFAYAPLGYLPESFGEAMDDDLNIPKALAVLHEAVRAGNAALASNDTDELKKHFFAVLSMTSALGLDALPSERTSSALADRALNILINTRLAERTAARAAKDWARSDEIRDELAEAGIKIEDSADGPSWTLSTDSGSPGSKATERKNS, from the coding sequence GTGACACTGCGCTTTTACGACTCCGCCACCGCCGAAGTACGCGACTTTCAGCCCCTGATTCCGGGCCAGGCATCGCTTTACTATTGTGGTGCCACCGTGCAGAGCGAACCGCATATCGGGCACCTGCGTTCGGCCCTGGTCTTCGATCAACTCACCCGCTGGTTACAGTTCCGTGGCTTGCGAACTACCGTGGTGCGCAATGTCACCGATATAGACGACAAGATTCTGGCTAAAGCCGCCGAAGCTGGCGAAGAATGGTGGGCTCGTGCCTACCGTTACGAGCGAGAGTTCAATGCGGCGTATGACGCGCTCGGGATTTCGCGCCCCGACTATGAACCGCGTGCTACCGGGCACATCCCGGAGATGCACCAGCTCATCCAGGACCTGATCGATCGCGGCCACGCCTACCCGGCAACCGATAACTCTGGGGACGTCTATTTTGACGTCCGTTCCTGGGGAAAATACGGCTCGCTGACCCGGCAAAACATCGACGATATGCAAGCCGCAACCGACGCCGATCCGCGCGGCAAAAAAGACCCCCGCGACTTTGCGCTCTGGAAGGGGCGCAAAGAGGACGAGCCCGCCACCGCCTCCTGGCCGAGCCCCTGGGGCGCTGGTCGCCCAGGCTGGCATCTGGAATGCTCGGCCATGGTGGGCAAGTATCTCGGTGATGCTTTCGATATCCACGGCGGCGGTCTTGATCTGCGTTTCCCACACCACGAGAACGAAATGGCCCAGTCGCAGGCTGCTGGCAAGGATTTCGCCAACTTCTGGATGCACAACGGTCTGGTGAGCTATCAGGGCGAAAAGATGTCCAAATCGATCGGCAATGTGATTGGGCCGAATGAGTTGTTCGCGCAAGCTTCGGCTCGGGTGGTGCGCTATTACCTCGGTCAGGCGCATTACCGCTCGGTGCTTGACTACAGCCCGGAGTCGCTGGAAGAAGCCGGTGCGGCAATGAGAAGAATTGACGGGTTCATGGGCAAAGCAGCGCTGAGGGTCACCGAGATGGATATGCAAGACGTGTTTATGCCGTCCTCCACGCAAGCCAATATCGGCTGGTTCGCTTACGCGCCGTTAGGCTATTTACCCGAATCTTTCGGCGAAGCAATGGATGACGACCTCAATATTCCTAAGGCCCTAGCCGTGCTGCACGAGGCGGTTCGGGCTGGCAACGCGGCGCTGGCCAGCAATGATACTGACGAGTTGAAAAAGCATTTCTTCGCGGTACTGTCGATGACTTCTGCGCTTGGCTTGGACGCGCTGCCGTCGGAGAGAACTTCTTCAGCTTTAGCTGACCGGGCGCTGAATATCCTGATAAACACCCGCCTCGCCGAACGGACCGCCGCTCGGGCCGCGAAAGACTGGGCCCGTTCGGATGAAATTCGTGACGAGCTGGCGGAAGCTGGCATTAAAATTGAAGACTCGGCCGATGGGCCTAGCTGGACGCTGAGCACCGATAGTGGTTCGCCAGGCTCCAAAGCAACAGAACGGAAGAACTCATAA
- a CDS encoding ribonuclease domain-containing protein — protein sequence MPATSKAAVRTAAARRKQLAGLIAALIVLALIIGGTLLYNRLTAGSSASAEQTQSQSSNAKKSTAKPSSQQASNPSKLPTLKASALPKEAQQTLALIAKGGPYPYDRDGINFGNFEGVLPKQRSGYYREYTVKTPGESDRGARRIIVGGKGEKYYTDDHYDSFSFILEGQ from the coding sequence ATGCCAGCAACTTCCAAAGCAGCCGTGCGGACAGCCGCGGCCCGGCGTAAACAGCTCGCCGGTTTGATCGCCGCGCTGATTGTGCTCGCGCTGATCATTGGTGGCACGCTGCTCTACAACCGTCTCACTGCGGGGAGCTCTGCCTCGGCTGAGCAGACGCAAAGTCAGAGCAGCAACGCCAAGAAGTCCACTGCCAAACCATCCAGCCAGCAGGCCAGCAATCCCTCGAAGCTGCCGACGCTCAAGGCCTCGGCGCTGCCCAAGGAAGCCCAGCAGACCCTGGCCTTGATCGCCAAGGGTGGGCCGTACCCTTATGATCGGGACGGCATAAACTTCGGTAACTTCGAAGGGGTGCTACCCAAGCAACGCAGCGGATACTACAGGGAGTACACGGTTAAGACTCCGGGGGAGTCAGACCGCGGTGCCCGCCGGATCATTGTGGGCGGCAAGGGCGAGAAGTACTACACGGACGATCATTACGACAGTTTCAGCTTCATTCTGGAGGGCCAATGA